In a genomic window of Melanotaenia boesemani isolate fMelBoe1 chromosome 1, fMelBoe1.pri, whole genome shotgun sequence:
- the thap11 gene encoding THAP domain-containing protein 11, protein MPGFTCCVPGCYNNSHRDRDLRFYTFPKDTTLREQWLRNISRAGVSGCFSTFQPTTGHRVCSVHFAGGRKTYSVRVPSLFPLRGVNERRSRRGRGRKVSAAVPSSPTVPTSRIITTSVLGNTAGVAEGNTGGEASDDNITVVQIGQNGEYLGTARLPAQSEGTCYTAPIDSAEELTADDSLVETGTVVNQVPVHFVSVTSSPLDHSYSLTTGTTSAELLRKLNEQRDIIALMEVKMKEMKATIRQLRVTEAKLQEEVRERDRLLFGHSIVNVRKKI, encoded by the coding sequence ATGCCCGGGTTCACCTGTTGTGTCCCTGGCTGCTACAACAACTCGCACAGGGACCGGGACCTGCGTTTCTACACATTTCCTAAGGACACCACGCTGAGGGAGCAGTGGCTGAGGAACATCTCCCGGGCCGGGGTCAGCGGCTGCTTCAGCACCTTTCAACCCACTACAGGACACCGAGTTTGCAGTGTGCATTTTGCAGGTGGGAGGAAAACCTACAGCGTCCGAGTGCCGTCCCTGTTTCCTTTGAGGGGCGTGAATGAGCGCAGGAGTCGGCGGGGCAGAGGGAGGAAGGTATCCGCGGCGGTTCCATCCTCGCCCACTGTGCCGACCTCCAGGATTATCACAACCAGCGTACTGGGGAACACGGCTGGTGTAGCCGAGGGCAATACCGGCGGCGAGGCGAGCGACGATAATATCACTGTGGTCCAGATAGGACAAAATGGGGAGTACTTGGGCACTGCGCGGCTACCCGCCCAGTCAGAGGGGACTTGTTACACCGCACCGATCGACAGCGCAGAGGAGCTCACAGCCGACGATTCATTAGTTGAAACCGGGACCGTCGTGAACCAGGTACCCGTACACTTTGTTAGTGTGACAAGCAGCCCACTGGACCACTCGTACTCTCTGACCACCGGCACCACTTCTGCCGAGCTGCTTCGGAAACTGAACGAACAACGGGACATCATCGCACTGATGGAGGTGAAAATGAAAGAGATGAAGGCAACCATTCGCCAGCTCCGGGTGACCGAGGCCAAGTTGCAGGAGGAGGTGCGGGAACGGGACCGGTTGCTGTTCGGCCACTCGATTGTTAATGTCCGAAAGAAAATCTGA
- the slc38a8b gene encoding putative sodium-coupled neutral amino acid transporter 8 — protein sequence MEELARESISLLARSASHADPPRLGSFGAVFIMLKSALGAGLLNFPWAFEKAGGVTTAICVEMVSLVFLISGLVILGYASSVSRQNTYQDVVREVCGQAVGKLCEVCFCFNLFMISVAFLVVVQDQLEKLCISLYETVTGLHETEMPYHWYTDQRFALFIMCLVIILPLSIPKEIGIQKYTSVLGTLAATYLSVAVIVKYHLMDSHTAIITPEHSQGVSSWASMFSVVPTICFGFQCHEACIAIYSSMENQKLSHWVVISVLSMFFCLLIYTLTGVYGFMTFGRAVASDILMSYPGNDVVMIISRLLFGISIITIYPIILLLGRSVILNLMLRVQRRRRGIVTHSFESRCRVVLTVAWITFTLLIAMFVPDMADVISVIGGISAFFIFIFPGLCLVFTMQTEDVSHRVGLILTIWGVITIIVGAFIFGQSTTIAVMEIFHKF from the exons ATGGAGGAACTGGCCCGTGAGAGCATCAGCCTGCTGGCCCGGTCTGCATCTCATGCGGATCCTCCTCGGCTTGGTTCGTTTGGAGCTGTGTTCATCATGCTGAAATCTGCACTTGGAGCTGGACTGCTCAACTTCCCCTGGGCCTTTGAGAAGGCTGGAGGAGTGACCACAGCCATCTGTGTGGAGATG GTATCTCTGGTATTCCTCATCAGTGGTCTGGTCATCCTCGGCTATGCGTCATCTGTCAGCAGACAAAATACATATCAGGACGTGGTGAGAGAAGTGTGTGGACAAGCGGTGGGAAAACTCTGTGAAGTCTGTTTCTGCTTCAACCTCTTCATGATAAGTGTAGCCTTCCTGGTGGTGGTGCAGGACCAGCTAGAAAAAT TGTGCATTTCTTTATACGAGACTGTGACTGGGTTGCATGAGACAGAAATGCCTTATCACTGGTACACGGACCAGCGCTTTGCCCTTTTCATCATGTGCCTTGTCATCATCCTACCGCTGTCTATCCCTAAAGAAATTGGCATCCAAAAATACACGAG TGTGTTAGGGACGCTGGCTGCTACATATCTGTCTGTAGCAGTGATCGTCAAATATCACCTGATGGACAGCCACACGGCTATAATAACTCCAGAGCACAGCCAGGG CGTGAGCTCATGGGCATCTATGTTCAGCGTCGTACCAACCATTTGCTTTGGCTTCCAG tgtCATGAGGCCTGTATAGCGATCTATAGCAGCATGGAGAACCAGAAGCTCTCTCACTGGGTGGTCATCTCTGTGCTCTCCATGTTTTTCTGCCTGCTTATCTACACTCTCACCG GTGTTTATGGCTTCATGACGTTTGGCCGAGCTGTCGCCTCAGATATTTTGATGTCATACCCAGGAAATGATGTGGTCATGATAATTTCCAGACTACTTTTTGGAATATCCATAATTACCATCTATCCCATTATTCTGCTTCTGGGACG ATCTGTCATCCTGAACCTGATGTTACGGGTTCAAAGACGTCGCAGAGGAATTGTTACTCATTCATTTGAGAGTCGCTGCAGAGTTGTTTTAACTGTGGCCTGGATCACCTTCACTCTTCTCATTGCCATGTTTGTCCCAGACATGGCTGATGTCATCAGTGTCATTGGAGGAATCAGCGCCTTCTTCATCTTTATCTTTCCTG GTCTATGTCTTGTGTTCACAATGCAAACAGAAGATGTATCTCATAGAGTCGG